The proteins below come from a single Treponema phagedenis genomic window:
- a CDS encoding PP2C family protein-serine/threonine phosphatase: MGLLFFAYFFAVIIILDSVYLKFNDRQSSVFLRRIAHTAGIAALLSAVSISFVMYNKVEAQAFMFKLAMVAFTLTSHSLLNMTFKVPYFEKNKTFSILNFLLHTFGIFLVFFAVGRFSWNSIVSFKFYSKKILPFLTGAELYVYIFLFAVPVVSFILLVVKAFKIKSNIYRQQLILIAFSVLAALISWIVIVRLFAFFPWVFSLFPIGILCVLFISQAAFSLTSVFDLKQILLSFARFIFFTLMFALTAGLAAAFIVQTSPTLRMLLLGGIITSFILFITRDFITKKFAFLLGDTSDYESKLTEELQQFDYTLGRDSILQSFVELMKTRIDCCGLGILITDENGVFKTVYSDFEKRLSIPTGKKCFAFLMNRNVSVITKTEIVANYIYENIKSEMLDVFTEMDAQTIILIREGQKLIGCIGLGAKNRGAEYNQYDIRVLRNIYSYFFLIIYYLSNIAKQDIILTVDREVEMSDQIIGSIQKNMDKIENKAITVGSVSYSAHQLGGDFIDFIKLTEDRFLFLIGDVAGKGLAASMSMVILKSVIHTFLQETGDFKKLIIKINSFVKDNLPRGTFFAGLFGIIDFPTNTVYYLNCGIPLMAMYIQTYQNVIEVQGEGRVLGFVKNIAPFLKVRKITLHPKDVVVFTTDGVLEAQNLRGDRFGNDRVNRILQANKDKNTEEIAKDIYSGLLDFISNEIQDDVTILVMKNNEKP, encoded by the coding sequence ATGGGTTTATTGTTTTTTGCATATTTCTTTGCGGTAATTATTATTCTTGACTCTGTATATCTTAAATTTAACGACAGGCAATCAAGTGTTTTTTTAAGAAGGATTGCCCATACAGCAGGCATTGCAGCCCTTCTATCCGCAGTTTCTATAAGTTTTGTAATGTATAATAAAGTAGAAGCACAAGCGTTCATGTTTAAACTTGCAATGGTTGCGTTTACTCTTACATCTCATTCTTTGCTTAACATGACTTTTAAAGTACCTTATTTTGAAAAAAACAAAACATTCAGTATTCTTAATTTTTTACTGCATACTTTCGGTATTTTTTTAGTTTTTTTTGCGGTAGGACGGTTTAGTTGGAATTCTATAGTCAGCTTTAAGTTTTATTCAAAAAAGATACTTCCTTTTTTAACGGGGGCTGAACTGTATGTATATATTTTTCTTTTTGCGGTTCCTGTAGTTTCGTTTATTCTTCTTGTGGTAAAGGCTTTCAAAATCAAAAGTAATATTTATCGGCAACAACTTATTTTAATTGCTTTTTCTGTTCTTGCGGCGCTTATCTCATGGATTGTGATCGTAAGACTTTTTGCATTTTTTCCTTGGGTTTTTTCTTTATTCCCGATTGGCATCCTTTGTGTTCTTTTTATTTCTCAGGCAGCGTTTTCTCTTACCAGTGTTTTTGATTTAAAGCAAATTCTGCTTTCTTTTGCTCGGTTTATCTTTTTTACACTGATGTTTGCCCTCACGGCGGGGCTTGCGGCGGCATTTATTGTGCAAACGTCTCCGACTTTGAGGATGCTCCTTTTAGGCGGAATTATAACTTCATTCATACTTTTTATCACCAGAGATTTTATTACAAAAAAATTTGCTTTTCTGTTAGGTGATACTTCGGATTATGAAAGTAAATTAACCGAAGAGTTACAGCAATTTGATTACACCTTAGGGCGAGACAGTATTTTACAAAGTTTTGTAGAACTGATGAAAACCAGAATTGACTGCTGCGGTTTGGGAATTTTAATTACCGATGAAAACGGTGTTTTTAAAACGGTATATTCCGATTTTGAAAAACGCTTATCGATCCCAACCGGTAAAAAATGTTTTGCATTTTTAATGAATAGAAATGTTTCCGTTATTACAAAAACCGAAATAGTTGCAAACTATATTTATGAAAACATTAAATCAGAAATGCTGGACGTATTTACGGAGATGGATGCGCAAACAATTATTCTTATCCGTGAAGGGCAAAAACTTATTGGTTGCATAGGCTTAGGTGCAAAAAACCGTGGAGCCGAGTATAATCAGTATGATATACGGGTTTTACGCAATATTTACTCGTATTTCTTTTTAATTATTTATTATCTTAGCAATATTGCAAAGCAGGATATTATTCTCACCGTTGACCGTGAAGTTGAAATGTCTGACCAGATAATCGGCTCAATCCAAAAAAATATGGATAAAATTGAAAATAAAGCTATTACCGTAGGATCCGTTTCCTATTCAGCGCATCAGCTTGGTGGAGACTTTATTGATTTTATTAAACTGACTGAAGACAGGTTCTTGTTTTTAATCGGAGACGTCGCGGGAAAAGGATTGGCGGCAAGTATGTCGATGGTTATTTTAAAATCCGTTATTCATACTTTTTTGCAAGAAACCGGAGATTTTAAAAAGTTAATCATAAAAATAAATTCTTTTGTAAAAGATAATTTACCGCGCGGAACGTTTTTTGCAGGTTTATTCGGAATCATAGACTTTCCGACAAATACCGTTTATTATTTAAACTGCGGTATACCGCTGATGGCAATGTATATACAAACCTATCAAAATGTAATAGAAGTACAGGGAGAGGGGAGAGTCCTCGGGTTTGTAAAAAATATTGCACCGTTTTTAAAGGTTCGGAAAATAACATTGCATCCGAAAGATGTTGTGGTTTTCACTACAGACGGCGTGCTGGAAGCGCAGAACCTCAGAGGTGATAGATTTGGCAACGATCGTGTAAATAGAATTTTGCAGGCAAACAAAGATAAAAATACGGAAGAAATTGCAAAAGATATTTACTCTGGATTGCTTGACTTTATTTCAAATGAGATACAAGATGATGTTACGATTTTGGTAATGAAAAATAATGAAAAACCTTGA
- a CDS encoding potassium channel family protein yields MSIKKNFVVIGLGAFGNKICEILTEGGGNVIAIDKNADTLDKVKNFVSAAILIDTTNEGDLLKAPLDDIDIAIVAIGDNIEASILTTTLLKQRGIPYIVARTISPLHATVLRRVGANEVLNIEVSSATSLARRLVAPDRTNSIAITEDVTIREIIAPKFFDDKTIDDLALRDKFNLKIIAAVRTEIDIDSAGNSIPKKKLYYPDNIFTFKSADRIFVLGKNHDIKELIFTSENLK; encoded by the coding sequence ATGAGTATAAAGAAGAATTTTGTGGTGATTGGGTTGGGAGCATTCGGGAATAAGATTTGTGAAATTCTGACTGAAGGCGGCGGGAATGTTATTGCGATTGATAAAAACGCAGATACGCTTGATAAAGTAAAAAACTTTGTATCTGCCGCAATTCTTATTGATACAACTAATGAAGGCGATTTGCTCAAAGCTCCGCTTGATGATATTGATATTGCAATTGTAGCAATCGGTGACAATATTGAAGCAAGCATTCTGACAACAACATTATTAAAACAGCGCGGCATTCCGTATATTGTCGCGCGAACAATATCGCCGCTGCATGCCACCGTTTTGCGAAGAGTAGGCGCAAACGAAGTACTGAATATTGAAGTGTCCAGTGCGACAAGCCTTGCGCGCCGCTTAGTTGCTCCAGATCGTACCAACTCAATTGCAATAACGGAAGATGTAACCATACGAGAAATAATTGCGCCAAAGTTTTTTGACGATAAAACTATTGATGATCTTGCATTAAGAGATAAATTTAATCTTAAAATTATTGCAGCGGTTCGAACAGAGATAGATATTGATTCTGCAGGGAATTCCATTCCGAAAAAAAAATTATACTATCCTGATAATATATTTACTTTTAAAAGTGCAGATCGAATATTTGTACTCGGTAAAAATCATGATATCAAAGAATTAATTTTTACGTCGGAGAATTTAAAATAG
- a CDS encoding aminotransferase class I/II-fold pyridoxal phosphate-dependent enzyme yields the protein MKIHPIAKELNEILEQTVAGKLLSNLGKRLFFPKGIIAQGAEVKLKAPNANATIGMMCKNKIPVELNALHDLLPAFSPSEIVAYTPTAGTETVRKLWYNNMLLKNPSLENKKISLPVLVPGLTAGLSFTLDLFLSSKDRLIVPQPAWDNYQLIAEARRNASTAAFPIFDGDNFNIKGFTSCVEREAKSGMLKILLNFPQNPSGYTPTEQEVDSMYSILFEQAEKGVAILIIFDDAYFGLEYESEAIKESLFVRFADAHKNILAVKIDGPTKEDYVWGLRTGFITFASKGFNDIHYETVIKKLLGAIRSSVSCSATPSQTFAVKILENEKTDSEIQNLHTLLNDRYKEVKRVLKKFSSSEKLKPLPFNSGYFMCMHCSGFNAETLRQKLLNEYQIGVVAVDDCHIRIAFSSLDIENIEPVYTAIFEAAENL from the coding sequence ATGAAAATACATCCAATTGCAAAAGAGTTAAATGAAATACTTGAACAGACTGTTGCGGGTAAACTGCTATCTAATTTAGGAAAAAGACTTTTTTTTCCTAAGGGAATTATTGCACAGGGAGCTGAAGTGAAACTTAAAGCGCCGAATGCGAATGCGACAATCGGTATGATGTGTAAGAACAAAATACCGGTTGAGCTTAATGCTTTGCACGATCTTTTACCGGCTTTTTCACCTTCTGAAATTGTTGCCTATACTCCCACTGCAGGTACCGAGACTGTAAGAAAACTTTGGTATAACAATATGCTACTGAAGAATCCTTCGTTAGAAAACAAAAAAATTTCTTTGCCGGTGCTGGTTCCGGGATTAACCGCAGGACTGTCATTTACCCTGGACTTATTTTTATCTTCAAAAGACCGGCTCATTGTTCCGCAGCCTGCGTGGGATAATTATCAGCTTATTGCGGAAGCAAGAAGAAATGCAAGTACTGCCGCGTTTCCAATTTTTGACGGAGATAATTTTAACATCAAAGGCTTTACGTCTTGTGTTGAACGGGAAGCAAAATCAGGGATGTTAAAAATTTTACTGAACTTTCCTCAAAATCCTTCCGGGTATACTCCCACGGAACAGGAAGTCGATTCGATGTATTCTATCCTGTTTGAGCAGGCGGAGAAAGGTGTTGCGATTCTTATTATTTTTGACGATGCATATTTCGGTTTAGAATACGAATCGGAGGCTATTAAAGAATCTTTGTTTGTACGATTTGCCGATGCGCATAAAAATATTTTAGCGGTAAAGATTGACGGACCGACAAAAGAAGATTATGTCTGGGGACTTAGAACGGGCTTCATAACTTTTGCATCAAAAGGTTTTAACGATATTCATTATGAGACGGTAATAAAAAAACTTCTCGGGGCAATCAGATCATCGGTGTCGTGCTCCGCAACGCCATCTCAAACCTTTGCAGTAAAAATTTTAGAAAATGAAAAAACCGATTCTGAAATACAGAACCTTCACACTCTTTTAAATGATAGGTATAAAGAAGTAAAGCGAGTGCTTAAAAAATTTTCATCATCAGAAAAATTAAAGCCGCTCCCTTTTAATTCGGGGTATTTTATGTGTATGCATTGCAGCGGTTTTAATGCCGAAACCCTGCGGCAAAAACTCTTAAACGAATATCAGATAGGTGTTGTTGCAGTAGATGATTGCCATATTCGTATTGCATTTTCTTCTCTCGATATAGAAAACATAGAACCGGTTTACACCGCTATTTTTGAAGCTGCGGAAAATCTTTAG
- a CDS encoding PP2C family protein-serine/threonine phosphatase produces the protein MALLITNYESFSEFTLRDKFFLASFIFMIFALTASGISEYISSQIKKNVYLQTETALFNNFIERLRFCYRHEELVAAIQEELEYQADCAVLLANTKTEHVIYNSTSAFISDPETYDLMRRRFSTDWTWYWAEGLYFFDTNMQLVGDKRKARGLFIASGDIRFFLICRFIRNTEPEIFPILLHEFNDYLNREKTLGQLLYYSQLFQEWSMVANTQRSFLPKKLPDTTSIEVGAYFQPLVHVSGDYYDIIKIDEDKTLLVTGDVSGKGLAAALVMGIIMNTIQIIENKEDLAGIIYAIDTAIKRMKLQDKYTVLFLGLIDTKKMTIKYVNASMEKPFILTESRPTFKVKTLESNCSVVGIIDLDEVIVEERPLYHGDVILMLSDGIPETMDANGIELGETDYYLDSIKEFAHNPPAEMVKNIADMALSFSANNAMRDDVTIVAVKLKR, from the coding sequence ATGGCATTACTCATAACCAATTATGAAAGTTTCTCCGAATTTACCCTACGTGATAAATTCTTTTTAGCCTCTTTTATATTTATGATTTTTGCTTTAACCGCAAGCGGAATTTCTGAATATATTTCTTCTCAAATAAAGAAAAATGTATATTTGCAGACGGAAACCGCTCTTTTTAACAACTTTATTGAGCGACTCCGGTTCTGTTATCGGCATGAGGAGCTGGTAGCCGCCATTCAGGAAGAGTTGGAATATCAAGCCGACTGCGCCGTTCTTCTTGCGAACACCAAAACTGAACATGTTATTTACAATAGTACTTCCGCTTTTATTTCCGACCCCGAAACCTATGATTTAATGAGGCGGCGCTTTTCTACCGACTGGACATGGTATTGGGCAGAAGGTTTGTATTTTTTCGATACTAATATGCAGCTTGTAGGAGATAAGCGAAAAGCTCGCGGTCTGTTTATTGCAAGCGGAGATATACGCTTTTTTCTTATTTGTCGGTTTATCCGTAATACCGAGCCTGAAATTTTTCCTATTTTATTGCATGAATTTAATGACTATTTAAACAGGGAAAAAACCCTCGGGCAATTATTATACTATTCACAGCTTTTTCAAGAGTGGTCGATGGTTGCAAATACGCAGCGGTCATTCTTGCCCAAAAAACTGCCGGATACGACTTCTATCGAGGTCGGTGCCTATTTTCAACCGCTTGTGCATGTTTCCGGCGACTATTACGATATCATAAAAATTGATGAGGACAAAACATTACTGGTTACTGGAGACGTTTCTGGAAAAGGCTTGGCGGCAGCGCTCGTCATGGGTATTATTATGAATACCATTCAAATTATAGAAAATAAAGAAGATCTTGCAGGTATTATTTATGCAATTGATACCGCTATCAAACGCATGAAATTACAGGACAAATATACTGTTTTGTTTTTAGGATTGATTGATACTAAAAAAATGACAATAAAATATGTAAATGCTTCTATGGAAAAGCCGTTCATTCTTACCGAATCACGCCCGACATTTAAGGTCAAAACGCTTGAATCCAATTGCTCCGTTGTCGGTATTATTGATTTAGATGAAGTGATTGTTGAAGAGCGTCCCTTATATCACGGAGATGTTATATTGATGCTTTCAGACGGTATTCCAGAAACAATGGATGCAAATGGAATTGAACTTGGAGAAACCGATTATTATTTGGATTCAATAAAAGAGTTTGCGCATAATCCGCCTGCAGAAATGGTAAAAAACATAGCCGATATGGCTTTATCTTTTAGTGCAAATAATGCAATGCGGGATGATGTTACTATTGTTGCGGTAAAACTGAAGAGGTAA
- a CDS encoding M15 family metallopeptidase: MYKKRIGLCFLICIFFAGYSKAHSDDSFQKEKNTMIPLTVSPAEKIFVAPSSIPKKIIENIIQNQKEFIFELSEVLAEEKEYLLILVDKQHPLPDGYTPKNLVALTNTRAYAINRSDLSLTKTAEEALHIMARAARKDGVTLLVSSSYRSYLYQVNLFARYVRESGEKAAERFSARPGTSQHQLGTVVDFGSITNEFANTRAGKWMEAHAGNYGWSLSFPKDYETVTGYVWESWHFRYIGIKACRLQKKWFNDIQQYMLEFIDAWKRQVVTAEEQPKAISE, translated from the coding sequence ATGTATAAAAAAAGAATCGGTCTTTGTTTCCTTATATGTATTTTTTTTGCCGGCTATTCTAAAGCTCATTCGGATGATTCTTTCCAAAAGGAAAAAAATACAATGATTCCCCTTACTGTTTCTCCTGCGGAAAAAATCTTTGTTGCTCCCTCATCTATTCCTAAAAAAATTATAGAGAATATAATACAAAACCAAAAAGAGTTTATTTTTGAATTAAGCGAAGTTCTTGCAGAGGAAAAGGAATATCTTTTAATTCTGGTAGACAAACAGCATCCGTTACCGGACGGATACACTCCTAAAAATCTTGTGGCACTTACCAATACGCGTGCGTATGCAATAAACAGAAGTGATTTATCGCTGACAAAAACAGCCGAAGAAGCCTTGCACATAATGGCTCGTGCAGCTCGCAAAGACGGGGTTACTCTTTTAGTAAGCTCTTCTTATCGTTCGTATCTTTATCAGGTAAATCTTTTTGCACGATATGTTCGAGAATCGGGAGAAAAGGCTGCGGAACGTTTTTCAGCTCGCCCCGGAACAAGTCAGCATCAGTTGGGAACCGTTGTTGATTTCGGTTCCATCACAAATGAATTTGCCAACACACGGGCAGGCAAATGGATGGAAGCGCATGCAGGAAACTACGGCTGGTCACTTTCGTTTCCAAAGGATTACGAAACTGTTACCGGCTATGTTTGGGAATCATGGCATTTCAGATATATCGGTATAAAAGCTTGTCGTTTACAAAAAAAATGGTTTAACGATATTCAACAATACATGCTTGAATTTATTGATGCATGGAAACGTCAGGTTGTTACGGCTGAGGAACAACCGAAAGCAATTTCAGAATAA
- a CDS encoding AAA family ATPase, which produces MEMQKPVEIIQRFKQEMKKTIIGQDALIEGILTAYIAKGHVLLEGVPGLAKTLIVKTFASIVGLDFKRIQFTPDLLPADLIGTLIFNQAQADFSVKKGPIFANIILADEINRAPAKVQSALLEAMAEGQVTIGEKTYILPEPFFVLATQNPIEQEGTYPLPEAELDRFFAKLFVPYPSFEEEKKIITGFSDIVTNAESERQDTIKILSKEELGVLQTAAHAIHCDETLVEYIASIVAATRPITEKSDTVTKGSYLSYISFGASPRAGIALYKAAKIKALFSERDYVTPQDIKDCAPAILRHRLKLSYEAIADNLSADDIILKLLSVVPQP; this is translated from the coding sequence ATGGAAATGCAAAAACCCGTAGAAATTATTCAGCGCTTTAAACAGGAAATGAAAAAAACTATTATAGGACAGGATGCACTCATTGAAGGCATTTTAACAGCATACATTGCAAAAGGACATGTTCTTTTGGAAGGCGTTCCCGGTCTTGCAAAAACACTTATTGTAAAAACGTTCGCAAGTATTGTAGGGCTTGATTTTAAAAGGATTCAGTTTACCCCTGATCTCTTGCCGGCAGATTTAATCGGCACCTTAATTTTTAATCAAGCACAAGCAGACTTTTCGGTCAAGAAGGGACCTATCTTTGCAAATATTATCCTTGCTGATGAGATTAACCGAGCCCCGGCAAAAGTTCAATCGGCTTTGCTTGAAGCTATGGCGGAAGGACAGGTTACTATCGGAGAAAAAACCTATATTTTGCCCGAACCTTTTTTTGTACTTGCAACACAAAATCCTATTGAACAGGAAGGAACGTATCCGCTTCCCGAAGCAGAGCTTGACAGATTTTTTGCAAAACTTTTTGTGCCTTATCCGTCCTTTGAGGAAGAGAAAAAAATAATTACAGGCTTTTCCGATATTGTTACAAACGCCGAATCTGAGCGACAGGATACTATAAAAATTTTATCAAAAGAAGAGCTCGGAGTTTTACAAACGGCGGCGCACGCAATACACTGTGATGAAACTCTTGTTGAATACATTGCTTCAATCGTAGCCGCCACACGACCTATTACAGAAAAATCCGACACGGTAACAAAAGGTTCGTACTTAAGTTATATTTCTTTCGGTGCATCTCCACGGGCAGGAATAGCTTTATATAAAGCGGCAAAGATCAAAGCTCTTTTTTCAGAACGGGATTACGTTACGCCACAGGATATAAAAGACTGCGCACCCGCTATTTTGCGGCATCGATTAAAACTTTCCTATGAGGCTATTGCCGACAATCTTTCCGCAGACGATATTATTCTGAAATTGCTTTCGGTTGTTCCTCAGCCGTAA
- a CDS encoding ATP-binding protein: MTVTPDTKHLAQLEALIETSPAIPDNKRMNILIIVTEMFDNIAEHALIPDGQSVTMEIKISKQNTIVTFIYKTKNFEELLEGVHTGRPHFDKNAKRYRGLGLIMSKNLSQKVKYKKSIFNTARLIFYV, encoded by the coding sequence TTGACTGTAACCCCCGACACTAAACATCTTGCTCAGCTTGAAGCCTTGATTGAAACTTCTCCGGCTATACCGGATAATAAGCGAATGAATATTTTGATTATCGTAACCGAAATGTTTGACAACATTGCGGAGCATGCTCTAATTCCCGACGGACAATCGGTTACCATGGAAATAAAAATAAGCAAACAAAATACGATTGTAACATTTATATATAAAACAAAAAACTTTGAGGAACTGCTGGAAGGTGTTCATACGGGACGTCCGCATTTTGATAAGAATGCAAAAAGATATCGGGGTCTTGGTTTAATTATGTCAAAGAATCTTTCTCAGAAAGTGAAGTATAAAAAAAGCATATTTAACACGGCACGGTTAATCTTTTATGTATAA
- a CDS encoding STAS domain-containing protein, translating into MESVQITEKITPDYILLSVVGSINSYTYQEFESKIYSSIKENNIVLELSNVTNMSSSGLGVLMSAHDEGEEHGHKLYILAPSEIVRLAIDSTGFSEMLPSFTL; encoded by the coding sequence ATGGAAAGTGTACAAATTACTGAAAAAATTACACCGGATTATATCTTATTATCTGTTGTCGGATCCATTAATTCCTATACATACCAGGAATTTGAATCCAAGATATATTCTTCAATCAAGGAGAATAATATTGTCCTTGAGCTTTCTAATGTGACGAATATGTCTTCTTCCGGTTTAGGGGTGTTGATGTCTGCCCATGATGAAGGAGAAGAGCACGGGCATAAACTTTATATTTTAGCTCCGTCTGAAATTGTCCGATTAGCAATTGATTCTACGGGCTTTTCCGAAATGTTACCATCATTCACTCTGTAA
- a CDS encoding TrkH family potassium uptake protein, producing the protein MKQKNGMLFLAASMSILLIILEEINSFSSVMYIAFGGNILILLLIGATILLPMKNEKYAKIFIQKNLLKLLTIILLIALFVLAKITSGIKTVNIYTLFNLIKNIFLLALVITAIRGQGKISKQAVTNPAQTLILSFLTVIIIGAYLLKFPISSSDHVGLSLLSSLFTATSAVCVTGSTVINVAEQLSGFGKLILILLIQIGGLGFMVLSFFGMLALRRKLSLQDKLIVSYMINEDDMSDLFKGLKVIIIATFTIEAISAFFLFFGFMQIEGFGIKALAYACFHAVSAFCNAGFSLYPNNMESFTGNYIIGLVIPCTIILGGISFVVISEMAMRSKRRIKNLFSAQKKALEPMSLNTYVVLKITAVVLIVSFSGFYLLEHEYAMKDYGLGTQYLASFFQAVTLRTAGFSSLPFGSFRQPTLFFMVFIMFLGGASGSTAGGIKLNTIAAIIASFKSFLKNEQHAKIRNMVLHIKQIEKAFLIFGFGLSVVCVGVFCLSITERFYFLPLLFETVSAFATVGLSTGITPELTVYGQLIIIVLMFIGRVGPLTILTAVSKPEPESNITYAYSSLAIG; encoded by the coding sequence ATGAAACAAAAAAACGGTATGCTTTTTCTTGCTGCCAGTATGAGTATTTTGTTAATTATTCTGGAAGAAATAAATTCTTTTTCTTCTGTTATGTATATTGCTTTCGGCGGAAATATTTTGATTCTTTTACTGATAGGAGCAACAATTCTTTTGCCGATGAAAAACGAAAAGTATGCAAAGATATTTATTCAAAAAAATCTTCTAAAATTGCTTACTATTATTTTATTAATCGCTCTTTTTGTTCTTGCAAAAATTACTTCAGGAATAAAAACAGTAAATATTTATACACTTTTTAATTTGATTAAAAATATTTTTTTACTTGCGCTTGTCATTACCGCAATACGAGGCCAAGGAAAAATTAGCAAGCAGGCGGTAACCAATCCAGCCCAAACCCTTATTCTTTCTTTTTTGACTGTCATCATCATCGGTGCCTATTTGTTGAAGTTTCCTATTTCTTCTTCCGATCATGTGGGCTTGAGCTTGCTCTCCTCGCTTTTTACCGCAACATCTGCGGTCTGTGTTACCGGCTCTACGGTTATCAATGTGGCTGAACAGTTAAGCGGATTCGGAAAGCTTATTCTTATACTGCTTATCCAAATAGGCGGGCTCGGATTTATGGTACTGTCTTTTTTCGGAATGCTTGCACTGAGAAGAAAATTAAGCTTACAGGATAAGTTAATCGTTTCGTATATGATAAACGAAGATGATATGAGCGACCTTTTTAAAGGACTGAAAGTTATTATTATTGCCACATTCACGATCGAAGCAATAAGTGCCTTTTTTTTATTTTTCGGATTTATGCAAATCGAAGGTTTCGGTATAAAAGCTTTAGCCTATGCCTGTTTTCATGCGGTATCCGCTTTTTGTAATGCGGGTTTTTCGTTGTATCCGAATAACATGGAATCGTTTACCGGCAATTATATTATAGGGCTTGTTATTCCGTGTACGATTATCTTAGGCGGAATAAGTTTTGTTGTTATTAGTGAAATGGCTATGCGTTCAAAAAGAAGGATTAAGAATCTTTTTTCTGCACAAAAAAAAGCCCTTGAGCCGATGAGCCTTAATACTTATGTAGTGCTAAAAATAACTGCGGTAGTTCTTATCGTTTCATTCAGTGGCTTTTATCTTCTTGAGCATGAGTATGCGATGAAAGACTATGGTTTGGGTACTCAATATCTTGCAAGTTTTTTTCAGGCGGTAACATTACGGACTGCCGGATTTTCTTCCTTACCGTTCGGTTCATTCCGACAGCCCACATTATTTTTTATGGTCTTTATTATGTTTTTGGGCGGAGCATCGGGAAGCACGGCGGGCGGTATTAAGCTGAATACAATAGCGGCGATTATTGCATCGTTTAAATCTTTTTTAAAAAATGAGCAGCATGCAAAAATACGGAATATGGTACTGCATATTAAACAAATTGAAAAAGCTTTTTTGATTTTTGGTTTTGGATTATCCGTAGTATGTGTCGGTGTTTTTTGTTTGAGCATTACCGAGCGGTTTTATTTCCTTCCACTTCTTTTTGAAACTGTATCAGCCTTTGCAACTGTCGGCTTATCAACCGGCATTACGCCGGAACTCACCGTATATGGGCAACTTATTATTATTGTACTTATGTTTATCGGAAGAGTCGGACCCTTAACAATTTTGACGGCGGTAAGCAAACCCGAGCCGGAAAGCAATATTACCTATGCGTATAGCAGTCTTGCAATCGGATAG